The Lysinibacillus pakistanensis genome includes a window with the following:
- a CDS encoding acyl-CoA dehydrogenase family protein, translating into MSTIQEKNFTQDLLTKLDDIIVDFVAPNAARIDREREFPRENITELGREGFLGLIIPQQLGGLEAPLSLYKETVIRLAQACASTALVYVQHMSAVSILLYGKENDYIRNILSNIGKGQCLTTIALSEAGSGCYFFLPVSQVNETDKGLRLKTNKIMVTSAGEADVYVINSKATFAKNSMQSNFFAVASEYNGIEVGGKWEGMGLRGNQSAPLTIDTYLNKQMLIGEEGEGFKITREALLPMGQIGISAVNIGIAKAIYNESVNYVKKRFYTHINTNLSDFQSIQQMIGEIKVLCDQAETALNVFVQRMENKEVDMVSTLEVKVMACQTVLQVAELGLKVCGGHAYSANTPIERYIRDSMAGTVMGPTPDVLKELIGKIVLDVPTQL; encoded by the coding sequence TTGAGTACTATACAAGAAAAAAATTTTACGCAAGATCTTTTGACGAAATTGGATGATATTATCGTTGATTTTGTTGCCCCAAATGCTGCACGAATTGATAGAGAACGAGAGTTTCCAAGAGAAAATATTACCGAGCTTGGACGGGAGGGTTTTTTAGGCTTAATCATTCCTCAGCAGTTGGGCGGTTTAGAGGCTCCATTATCCCTTTATAAAGAAACAGTGATTAGGCTGGCTCAAGCTTGTGCTTCTACAGCACTTGTCTATGTGCAACATATGTCAGCAGTTTCTATTTTATTGTATGGAAAAGAAAATGACTATATAAGAAATATTTTAAGTAATATAGGTAAAGGTCAATGTCTTACGACAATTGCACTAAGTGAAGCTGGATCTGGCTGTTATTTTTTCTTACCAGTTAGTCAGGTAAATGAAACTGACAAAGGGCTTCGATTAAAGACCAATAAAATTATGGTGACTAGTGCTGGAGAGGCAGATGTGTATGTCATTAACTCTAAAGCGACTTTCGCGAAGAATTCAATGCAAAGTAATTTCTTTGCTGTAGCTAGCGAATATAATGGCATTGAGGTTGGTGGGAAATGGGAAGGTATGGGACTAAGAGGAAATCAAAGTGCACCATTAACTATAGATACTTACTTAAATAAACAGATGCTAATTGGTGAAGAAGGAGAAGGCTTTAAAATTACCCGTGAGGCACTGCTTCCAATGGGACAAATTGGAATTTCAGCAGTCAATATTGGGATCGCCAAGGCAATATACAATGAATCGGTAAATTATGTGAAGAAACGATTTTATACACATATCAATACAAATCTTTCTGATTTTCAAAGTATTCAGCAAATGATTGGAGAAATAAAGGTACTATGCGATCAGGCAGAGACAGCGTTAAATGTATTTGTTCAACGGATGGAGAACAAGGAAGTTGATATGGTCAGTACATTAGAGGTTAAGGTAATGGCCTGTCAAACAGTATTACAGGTGGCAGAATTAGGGTTAAAAGTTTGTGGAGGGCATGCCTATTCCGCTAATACACCGATTGAGAGGTATATTCGGGATAGTATGGCAGGAACAGTCATGGGACCGACGCCAGATGTTCTTAAGGAATTGATTGGGAAAATTGTATTGGATGTCCCGACCCAATTATAA
- a CDS encoding MFS transporter, giving the protein MTNQNEPIYGGMKQVLAVSLGLFLVFLDSTVVNISLPNIMNDYEINLSVASWIINSFVLTLAILLITLGKIADFFGRRKIFLIGVIIFAISSLLCGMAPTVEVLIAARVLQGIGGAMIIPTSMMLVRTAVPAEKMGLAMGIWGAVGALAVAIGPSLGGVVTDFINWRWIFYINVPIIIVAFPFILLAFKGFKDIKSPFKLDVLGMLVISVALYFLTYAILQGEKLGWNSTTIYIYFSISILATLLFIFIEKRAKVPLVDFSIFNNKHYLGGILSNFLGGILLMGTLILLPVYLTQVKDFTTLYASFLITPLSAVMLIVAPIVGRIIDKIGYQVPMLFGYVFTVTGFIFLLKLTPDTEFPMLITMMSLLGTGLGIIMVTSVTVCTVSVSEKHVSLGSGIFATARNLGGALGVSLFVSITLSFLNQYANDIVDDGVARFENSEIPDAVKTVAIDNLKGKKDSFFEGEQKVEDFKVSKEMSDQFVAMKMEEALKQKPKTVEVNASADLEKKITAMVNTEIENIEKEVKTIQSNIRNDAQGYIVEAMTKAFWCGLLLTCLFSLSLIFLRKKHIEEGNV; this is encoded by the coding sequence ATGACAAATCAAAATGAGCCTATATACGGGGGTATGAAGCAGGTATTAGCGGTAAGCCTTGGTTTATTTTTAGTTTTTTTAGACAGTACCGTAGTAAATATTTCACTCCCTAATATTATGAATGATTATGAAATTAATTTAAGTGTCGCTTCTTGGATTATCAATTCTTTTGTGCTAACGCTCGCTATTTTATTAATTACTTTAGGAAAAATTGCAGATTTTTTTGGCAGAAGAAAAATCTTTTTAATTGGCGTTATCATATTTGCCATAAGCTCATTATTATGTGGAATGGCCCCTACTGTAGAAGTTTTAATTGCTGCTAGAGTTTTACAAGGCATTGGAGGGGCAATGATTATCCCAACTAGTATGATGCTAGTAAGGACAGCGGTACCAGCAGAAAAAATGGGGCTTGCCATGGGAATATGGGGAGCTGTTGGTGCACTTGCTGTAGCTATTGGTCCTAGTCTTGGAGGTGTAGTGACAGATTTTATTAATTGGCGTTGGATCTTTTATATCAATGTTCCAATTATTATTGTAGCCTTTCCATTTATCCTATTAGCTTTTAAAGGATTTAAAGATATCAAATCTCCATTTAAATTAGATGTGCTAGGTATGTTAGTCATTAGCGTGGCACTCTATTTTTTAACTTATGCAATATTGCAGGGTGAGAAATTAGGGTGGAATTCAACGACAATATATATATACTTTTCAATAAGTATCTTAGCCACACTATTATTTATTTTTATAGAAAAGCGGGCAAAGGTGCCATTAGTAGATTTTTCAATATTTAACAATAAACATTATTTGGGTGGCATTCTATCAAATTTCTTAGGTGGCATTTTGTTAATGGGTACTTTAATTTTGTTACCTGTTTATCTGACACAAGTAAAAGATTTCACAACTCTTTATGCATCATTTCTTATTACACCTTTATCGGCAGTCATGTTAATCGTAGCACCAATCGTCGGGAGAATAATCGATAAAATTGGCTATCAAGTCCCAATGCTTTTTGGTTATGTTTTTACTGTCACAGGTTTTATTTTCCTCTTAAAATTAACACCAGATACTGAATTCCCAATGCTTATTACGATGATGTCCTTATTAGGTACTGGATTGGGTATCATCATGGTTACAAGTGTAACAGTGTGTACGGTTTCTGTTTCAGAAAAGCATGTCTCTTTGGGATCGGGTATATTTGCGACAGCACGAAATCTTGGAGGTGCCCTAGGTGTATCTTTATTTGTTTCTATTACTCTAAGTTTTTTAAATCAATATGCAAACGATATAGTGGATGATGGTGTGGCACGATTTGAAAATAGTGAAATACCTGATGCCGTCAAGACGGTCGCTATTGACAATCTAAAGGGAAAAAAAGATAGCTTTTTTGAAGGAGAGCAGAAAGTAGAGGATTTTAAGGTCTCTAAGGAAATGTCTGATCAATTTGTCGCAATGAAAATGGAAGAGGCATTAAAACAAAAGCCTAAAACCGTGGAGGTTAATGCTTCAGCAGATTTAGAAAAGAAAATAACTGCTATGGTAAATACTGAAATTGAAAATATAGAAAAAGAAGTTAAAACTATTCAAAGTAATATCCGAAATGATGCGCAAGGGTATATTGTTGAGGCAATGACGAAAGCATTTTGGTGTGGATTATTGTTAACATGCCTTTTTAGTTTATCCTTGATTTTTTTAAGAAAGAAGCATATTGAAGAAGGTAATGTATAA
- a CDS encoding transglutaminase-like domain-containing protein, giving the protein MMKYLEPTAMLNFQDEALQQLVKQRGWSDFAYEDRIKEIYDFVRNEIKFGYNRTDDIPASEVLRDGYGQCNTKSTLLMALLRAVGIPCRIHGFLIDKKMQKGALTGITYLLAPSKIVHAWTEVQLHDDWIVLEGVIIDDSYLKQVKSRLCSFNEGFIGYGISVKDKDNINLCWTGESVYVQSFSITDDLGIFDNPDDLFKKYNNTDSKLKEILFNKKRKKINKRLDMLRDQ; this is encoded by the coding sequence ATGATGAAATATTTGGAACCGACAGCCATGCTAAATTTTCAAGATGAAGCACTCCAGCAATTAGTAAAACAAAGAGGATGGAGTGACTTTGCGTATGAAGATCGAATTAAAGAAATTTATGATTTTGTAAGAAATGAAATTAAGTTTGGCTATAATCGGACAGATGATATTCCCGCTTCTGAAGTATTGCGCGATGGATATGGGCAATGTAATACAAAAAGTACGCTTCTAATGGCTTTACTTAGAGCAGTTGGGATTCCTTGTAGAATACATGGATTCCTTATTGATAAAAAAATGCAAAAGGGAGCTTTGACTGGCATTACTTATCTATTAGCACCAAGTAAAATTGTTCATGCTTGGACGGAGGTTCAATTACATGATGATTGGATTGTGTTAGAAGGTGTGATTATAGACGATTCGTATTTAAAGCAAGTGAAAAGTCGACTATGTAGCTTTAATGAAGGATTTATCGGTTATGGAATTTCAGTTAAGGATAAAGATAATATAAATCTCTGTTGGACTGGTGAAAGTGTATATGTCCAAAGCTTTTCCATAACAGATGATTTGGGAATATTTGATAACCCAGATGATTTATTTAAGAAATATAACAATACGGATAGTAAGCTGAAAGAGATATTGTTTAATAAAAAAAGAAAGAAAATAAATAAAAGGTTAGATATGTTGAGAGATCAGTGA
- a CDS encoding response regulator transcription factor → MIQLLIVDDHPMVGLGTKNILEEVTDYNITYLSNWQQVIQDIKKKTFDLYLLDINMPNCSGIELSKKILLTHSDAKIILYTGFDYSCELNTLIELGICGIISKSASYQELVINIQAVLNGYVMIPREMLIRSLPSNISQGLLVAEHQQQFSQKEMDILESLAKGASNKEIADELFMSIRAVEYNLTKIYKKLCVNSRSEAVAKILSNSRAQF, encoded by the coding sequence TTGATTCAGCTATTAATTGTAGACGACCATCCAATGGTTGGTCTCGGTACTAAGAATATACTGGAGGAAGTAACAGACTATAATATTACTTATTTATCAAATTGGCAGCAGGTCATACAAGACATTAAGAAAAAAACATTTGATCTTTATTTATTGGATATTAATATGCCTAACTGCTCTGGCATCGAATTATCGAAAAAAATCTTACTTACCCATTCGGATGCTAAAATCATACTCTATACGGGATTTGATTATTCCTGTGAGTTGAACACTCTAATAGAATTGGGAATTTGCGGCATTATAAGCAAATCTGCATCCTATCAGGAATTGGTGATAAATATTCAAGCTGTACTAAATGGTTATGTAATGATTCCAAGGGAAATGTTAATTCGTTCGCTACCGTCTAACATATCTCAAGGATTATTAGTCGCTGAACATCAACAACAATTTTCACAAAAGGAGATGGATATTTTAGAGAGTTTAGCCAAGGGCGCCAGCAATAAAGAAATTGCAGATGAACTTTTTATGAGCATTCGTGCTGTTGAATATAATCTAACTAAAATATATAAAAAGTTATGTGTGAATTCTCGTTCTGAGGCAGTTGCAAAAATTTTAAGTAACAGTCGGGCTCAATTTTAA
- a CDS encoding sensor histidine kinase, producing MSNKRKILFLQLLFLIAHFFLIFVMSTPYIGIDVQYNKNGKIIISNIYENDGWARYTNLAIGDAILEIDDIDVTMFNKHFKHNNCFVHGSKIKIIRNQEIHYIQAPPDSLKDTFQEIIIPSLFSLTVFILTLFIYQQNNKVAFYLTGFLLSMSLSFFASTESGRGDIVSSFLIGIFFPLCSLFLIQFFHILLFEKGIIKNKWLTFFKINRFLYFIIIILKLSTLFSDYNFSAINTILILSYFCLNICFSILLLIYFYLTTKSTYHEVFLKWLILIHVCAFIPFIFFHAVPFIFRLPYIQDDLATFTLFIIPIGYTYIVLTNRLIDINFILKQIPYYTFLTFIPTVILMIFVISERFYIDNIVLYSFILFFVILTINIVTLFLKEKLDFLLKDSFLYQQSFFSNNLNEFSQELASVMKEDDLEDLLLHQIKETLDPKVLLLIRINYQTNEYQCFDFMQNNEESILADSIKLKLRNNHSDILIDHPNYLGIQLYEHHHIGTYIWISKKRNNTTFNLHEKMWLINIVKYVRLVYENLNIVKNIIATIENRDTTNHQSSNTLTRFLLQLSEQERKRLASDLHDSALQDQTIWYQKLDQLIQNSNTLQKGDLETLNKIKNGLLDVIKQIRDTCSELRPNFLLNTNFTASLEDLCKKKQAKASFSLRYEFQLSNYANNHNLTVSIYRVLQELLTNAEKHSNATLVSIEMWEDNHFIFLDYKDNGVGMDKISEQYNEDHIGLIGIKERIHILDGEIEFITELTQGLQILITIPR from the coding sequence ATGAGTAATAAAAGAAAAATACTATTTTTGCAATTACTATTTCTAATAGCCCACTTCTTTTTAATATTCGTTATGTCAACCCCCTATATCGGTATAGATGTGCAGTATAATAAAAATGGTAAAATTATTATTTCCAATATTTATGAAAATGATGGCTGGGCACGCTATACCAATCTCGCTATCGGTGATGCCATTTTAGAAATAGATGATATTGATGTGACGATGTTCAATAAGCATTTCAAACACAATAATTGCTTTGTTCATGGTTCTAAAATAAAAATTATAAGAAACCAAGAAATACATTACATACAAGCTCCACCTGATTCTCTGAAAGACACTTTTCAGGAAATCATAATTCCAAGTTTATTTTCTCTAACTGTTTTTATTCTGACTCTCTTTATTTACCAACAAAATAATAAAGTTGCATTTTATTTAACAGGATTCCTATTGTCGATGTCTCTTAGTTTTTTTGCTTCGACTGAATCTGGAAGAGGAGATATTGTATCAAGTTTCCTAATTGGAATATTTTTCCCATTATGCTCTCTTTTTTTAATACAGTTCTTTCATATACTGTTATTCGAAAAAGGAATTATCAAAAACAAATGGTTAACCTTCTTTAAAATAAATAGATTCCTTTATTTTATAATTATTATTTTAAAATTATCGACACTTTTCTCAGATTATAATTTTAGTGCTATCAACACCATACTAATTTTAAGTTACTTTTGCCTCAATATTTGTTTTTCTATTTTGCTACTGATTTATTTTTACTTGACTACTAAAAGTACATATCATGAAGTTTTTTTAAAATGGTTAATATTAATTCATGTTTGTGCATTTATACCTTTTATTTTTTTTCACGCTGTTCCATTTATCTTTAGACTACCTTATATACAAGATGATTTGGCAACTTTCACCTTATTTATTATCCCTATTGGGTATACTTATATTGTGTTGACTAATCGCTTAATAGATATTAATTTTATTTTAAAACAAATTCCATATTATACATTTTTAACATTTATTCCCACAGTGATTTTGATGATTTTCGTTATTAGTGAAAGATTCTACATAGATAATATCGTTTTGTATTCTTTCATTTTATTTTTCGTCATTCTTACTATCAATATTGTGACACTATTTTTAAAAGAAAAACTAGATTTTCTTTTAAAAGATAGTTTTCTTTATCAACAGTCCTTTTTTTCTAATAATTTAAATGAGTTTTCACAAGAACTAGCTTCTGTTATGAAAGAAGATGATTTAGAAGACTTATTACTTCATCAAATCAAAGAAACCTTAGATCCTAAAGTTTTACTCTTGATACGCATAAATTATCAAACCAATGAGTACCAATGTTTTGATTTCATGCAAAATAATGAAGAAAGTATACTAGCAGATTCTATTAAACTTAAGCTGAGGAATAATCATTCAGATATATTAATTGATCATCCGAATTATCTTGGCATTCAGCTTTATGAACATCATCATATAGGCACGTATATTTGGATTAGCAAAAAAAGAAATAATACGACGTTTAATTTACATGAAAAAATGTGGTTAATAAATATTGTTAAATACGTAAGATTAGTCTATGAAAATTTAAATATCGTAAAAAATATAATTGCAACCATCGAAAATAGAGACACAACTAATCATCAATCATCCAACACTCTTACTCGATTTTTATTGCAATTGAGTGAACAAGAACGTAAACGATTAGCGTCAGATTTACATGATTCTGCTTTACAAGATCAAACAATTTGGTATCAGAAATTAGATCAACTTATACAAAATTCAAATACTTTACAGAAGGGAGACTTAGAGACATTAAATAAAATCAAGAACGGCTTATTGGATGTTATTAAGCAAATTAGAGACACCTGTAGTGAGTTACGTCCCAACTTTTTATTAAATACTAATTTTACTGCATCTTTAGAGGATCTTTGTAAAAAGAAACAGGCGAAAGCTAGTTTTAGCCTTCGATATGAATTTCAACTTTCTAATTACGCAAACAATCATAATTTAACAGTCTCTATCTACCGTGTGCTCCAAGAACTGCTTACCAATGCTGAAAAGCACTCTAATGCCACATTAGTGTCCATAGAAATGTGGGAGGATAATCATTTTATTTTTTTAGATTATAAAGACAACGGTGTAGGGATGGACAAAATTAGTGAGCAGTATAATGAAGATCATATTGGATTAATCGGTATAAAAGAACGTATTCATATTTTAGATGGAGAGATTGAATTTATTACGGAACTTACTCAAGGATTACAAATTTTAATAACAATTCCGAGGTGA
- a CDS encoding ABC transporter substrate-binding protein: MKQLIQATIAILVVSALLFYAADALSAGGGKSGKNTLTIFNWGEYIDPDLLKQFEKETGIHVIYETFDSNEAMMTKIQQGGTAYDIAVPSEYMIEKMKEENLLIPLDKSKIPNLKNIDPYFLDLPFDDDNKYSVPYFWGTVGIVYNPNLVGDLDFSSWDDLWDPSLKRKVFLVDGAREVIGMGLNSLGYSLNSLDNHELRKATDKLITLAPNVKAIIGDEITPLMINNEATVALTWSGQAADMMSENEELDFAVPEEGSNLWFDNMVIPKTSKNIEGAHKFINFMLKAESGAQNADYVGYSTPNIAAMKLMDKEVVSDERYYPSEEQRETLEVYKNLGPDYLGKYNELFLEFKMSIR, encoded by the coding sequence ATGAAGCAATTAATTCAAGCTACGATTGCGATACTTGTCGTGTCCGCCCTATTATTCTATGCTGCTGATGCCTTAAGCGCCGGTGGTGGAAAAAGTGGAAAAAACACGTTAACGATCTTTAACTGGGGAGAATATATAGATCCTGATTTGCTAAAGCAATTTGAAAAAGAAACAGGTATTCATGTAATTTATGAGACGTTTGATTCCAATGAAGCCATGATGACAAAAATTCAACAGGGCGGAACAGCTTATGATATTGCTGTCCCTTCAGAATATATGATTGAAAAAATGAAGGAAGAAAATTTGTTGATTCCTTTAGATAAATCGAAAATTCCTAATTTAAAAAACATCGACCCTTACTTCTTGGATCTACCATTCGATGATGACAATAAATATTCCGTACCTTATTTTTGGGGAACAGTAGGTATTGTCTATAATCCAAACCTTGTTGGTGATTTAGATTTCTCTTCATGGGATGATTTGTGGGACCCTTCATTAAAACGAAAAGTCTTTTTAGTAGATGGTGCTCGTGAGGTAATCGGGATGGGCTTAAATAGCCTAGGATATTCGCTAAATTCATTGGATAATCATGAATTACGGAAAGCTACAGACAAATTAATTACACTTGCCCCAAATGTTAAGGCCATTATTGGTGATGAAATTACCCCTTTAATGATCAATAATGAGGCTACTGTAGCCCTCACTTGGTCTGGGCAGGCAGCAGACATGATGTCAGAAAATGAAGAGCTAGATTTTGCAGTTCCAGAGGAAGGCTCAAACTTGTGGTTTGATAATATGGTCATCCCGAAAACATCTAAAAATATAGAGGGTGCTCATAAATTCATTAATTTTATGCTAAAAGCTGAATCTGGTGCCCAAAACGCTGACTATGTTGGCTACTCTACCCCTAACATTGCAGCAATGAAATTAATGGATAAGGAAGTTGTATCTGATGAACGCTATTATCCTTCTGAAGAGCAACGAGAAACATTAGAAGTATATAAAAACTTAGGTCCTGATTACTTAGGTAAATACAATGAATTATTTTTAGAATTTAAAATGAGTATTCGATAG
- a CDS encoding ABC transporter permease: protein MNKLSASAKVYLAIVFIVLYAPIFYLIFYSFNSGGSMNNFESFTLEHYKAVFEDSRLLVILINTVIVALLSALISTIIGTLGAIGIVTVKDAKMRNTLLSLNNVLIVSPDVIIGASFLILFTMVGIKLGFASVLLAHVAFSVPIVVLMVLPKLLEMNTSLIDAALDLGATKKDVMMRVILPYIQPGIFAGFFLALTYSLDDFAVTFFVTGNGFSTLSVEIYSMARAGISLTVNAISGLVFFVTVIVVVGYYFITSRASKRTEGQQ, encoded by the coding sequence ATGAATAAATTATCAGCTTCCGCAAAAGTGTATTTAGCGATTGTTTTTATCGTCCTGTATGCACCTATCTTTTACTTAATTTTTTATTCTTTTAACAGTGGTGGCTCCATGAATAATTTTGAATCCTTTACGCTTGAACATTATAAGGCTGTATTTGAGGATTCCCGCCTATTAGTTATTTTAATTAATACAGTCATCGTAGCTCTACTTTCTGCTTTAATTTCAACAATTATCGGTACATTAGGTGCAATTGGCATTGTAACGGTGAAAGATGCAAAAATGCGTAATACATTACTTTCCTTAAACAATGTATTAATTGTAAGTCCTGATGTTATTATTGGTGCGAGCTTTTTAATTTTGTTCACAATGGTTGGTATTAAATTAGGCTTTGCTTCTGTATTATTAGCACACGTAGCTTTTAGTGTACCGATTGTTGTACTGATGGTTTTACCAAAGCTGCTAGAAATGAATACATCATTAATTGATGCTGCATTAGATTTAGGTGCAACAAAAAAAGATGTGATGATGCGTGTTATTTTACCGTATATTCAGCCTGGTATCTTTGCAGGGTTCTTTCTTGCTCTTACGTATTCTTTAGATGACTTTGCAGTGACGTTTTTCGTAACCGGCAATGGCTTTAGTACATTATCTGTGGAAATTTACTCTATGGCACGTGCTGGTATTTCCTTAACGGTAAATGCTATTTCTGGCTTAGTATTCTTCGTTACGGTGATTGTCGTAGTTGGCTATTATTTCATCACAAGTCGTGCTAGTAAAAGAACGGAGGGACAACAATGA
- a CDS encoding ABC transporter permease, whose protein sequence is MQAKTSKSALFPYVLWIAFFVIAPIALVVYYSLLDIHGNFTFDNYKAFFTSVYLKMTLSSFWYAFLITFFTLLVSYPTAYFLTKTKYKQLWLLLIIIPSWINLLLKTYAFIGIFGLYGPLNAFIEVFGFDPKQMLFTDISFVFVSVYIFIPFMILPIFNSLDRLNPTLIYAARDLGASAFTTFRRVVLPLTMDGVKSGIQVVFIPALSLFMITRLIAGNRVITLGTAIEQQFLVTQNWGMGSTIAVFLILFMVIIMLITGQKDKGGRVR, encoded by the coding sequence ATGCAAGCTAAAACATCGAAATCAGCCTTATTTCCATACGTTTTATGGATCGCATTTTTCGTTATCGCACCAATTGCACTGGTTGTATACTATTCCCTACTAGATATACATGGCAATTTTACGTTTGATAACTATAAAGCTTTCTTTACTTCCGTTTATTTAAAAATGACATTAAGCTCTTTCTGGTATGCGTTTTTAATTACCTTCTTTACATTATTAGTTTCGTATCCTACAGCCTATTTTTTAACAAAAACTAAGTATAAGCAGCTTTGGCTCCTGCTAATCATTATTCCTTCTTGGATTAATCTTTTGTTAAAAACATACGCTTTTATCGGAATTTTTGGCTTGTACGGTCCGTTAAACGCATTTATTGAGGTATTTGGCTTTGATCCAAAGCAAATGTTATTTACAGATATTAGCTTTGTATTCGTATCAGTGTATATTTTTATACCTTTTATGATCTTACCTATCTTTAATTCTTTAGATCGTTTAAACCCTACTCTTATTTATGCAGCACGTGATTTGGGTGCATCTGCCTTTACGACATTCCGTCGCGTTGTACTGCCTCTAACTATGGATGGTGTTAAATCGGGCATACAGGTTGTATTTATTCCTGCACTATCCTTGTTCATGATTACACGCTTAATTGCTGGAAACCGCGTAATTACTCTTGGTACAGCTATTGAACAACAGTTCTTAGTGACTCAAAACTGGGGAATGGGCTCAACTATTGCTGTATTCTTAATTTTGTTCATGGTAATTATTATGCTTATTACAGGACAAAAGGATAAAGGAGGTCGCGTACGATGA
- a CDS encoding ABC transporter ATP-binding protein has translation MTTNSIIRFENVSKSYNDGTIVLKNINLELEKGKFYTLLGPSGCGKTTILRIIAGFTEPSTGDVYFHDKKINSVPANERQVNTVFQDYALFPHLNVFENVAFGLRIKKLSENEIKERVAEALKFVNLAGYGNREISEMSGGQRQRVAIARAIVNDPEVILLDEPLSALDLKLRTEMQYELRELQQRLGKTFVFVTHDQEEALAMSDEIFVLSEGQIQQSGTPVDIYDEPINRFVADFIGESNIVPGVMIEDFKVEFASKMFECVDQGMKPNEKVDIVIRPEDLEMTTIDKGKLIVKVDTQLFRGVHYELSTYDKDGNEWLVHSLKKAEVGTEIGLDFDPEAIHVMRLNETEEEFDKRLEAYGDEDDAS, from the coding sequence ATGACAACGAATTCAATTATCCGCTTTGAAAATGTTTCAAAGTCTTATAATGACGGCACAATCGTCCTAAAAAATATTAATCTAGAGCTAGAAAAAGGGAAATTTTACACATTATTAGGTCCTTCCGGTTGTGGTAAAACAACCATTTTACGAATTATCGCAGGCTTCACTGAACCGTCTACAGGAGATGTTTATTTCCACGATAAAAAAATCAACTCAGTGCCAGCAAATGAACGTCAAGTAAATACAGTCTTTCAGGATTATGCACTATTTCCTCATTTGAATGTCTTTGAAAATGTCGCATTTGGACTACGTATTAAAAAGCTGTCTGAAAACGAAATTAAGGAACGAGTGGCTGAAGCATTAAAATTTGTTAACCTTGCTGGATACGGAAATCGTGAAATTTCTGAAATGTCAGGTGGTCAACGTCAACGTGTAGCAATTGCTCGTGCGATTGTGAATGACCCAGAAGTAATTTTATTAGATGAGCCTCTTTCAGCTTTAGATTTAAAGCTACGTACTGAGATGCAATATGAGCTTCGAGAATTACAGCAACGTCTTGGCAAAACTTTTGTCTTCGTAACACACGATCAAGAAGAGGCACTCGCTATGAGCGATGAAATATTTGTACTAAGTGAAGGACAAATTCAACAATCAGGTACACCTGTTGATATTTATGATGAACCCATTAATCGCTTCGTAGCTGATTTTATAGGAGAATCAAATATTGTCCCTGGTGTAATGATTGAAGATTTCAAGGTAGAATTTGCCAGCAAAATGTTCGAATGTGTTGACCAAGGGATGAAGCCAAATGAAAAAGTCGATATTGTTATTCGTCCTGAGGATTTAGAAATGACAACTATTGATAAAGGTAAACTTATTGTAAAAGTGGATACGCAATTATTCCGTGGCGTGCATTATGAATTATCCACATATGATAAGGATGGTAATGAGTGGCTTGTCCATTCTTTAAAAAAAGCTGAGGTAGGGACAGAAATTGGCTTAGATTTTGATCCAGAGGCGATTCATGTTATGCGCTTAAATGAAACCGAAGAAGAGTTTGACAAACGTTTAGAAGCATATGGAGATGAAGACGATGCAAGCTAA